A DNA window from Acidimicrobiales bacterium contains the following coding sequences:
- a CDS encoding peptidoglycan DD-metalloendopeptidase family protein → MRREKAELAKQLDLLEASDAELLEALATLNEEIAAQELRVEGARIEVEQAQGEQARLDLEIAELAAEVAELREMTIERAVAAYVAPRGNETVAGDPTEAARRDALFRQVDLDGRDLIDQLRAATDDLDLLETQASAAAQAAAERQADYEAQIALLEEDVAAQERLRTALAEEIAHLEEEIEAMAAAESEIQAIIRDSQREIARREALARAATSTTTTTTSTTTTTIAEQPSGGESTTTTTADSPDAATTTTTTAPVVLQPAGDPDVIWPSRGAVTSPYGNRVHPITGGQRFHAGIDIDGDTGDPIWAAQSGTVIYSGWMSGYGETIMIDHNGYVTLYGHMSQRQISKGSAVSQGQQIGLMGSTGNSTGSHLHFEIRIDGSTVNPMAYLP, encoded by the coding sequence GTGAGACGCGAGAAGGCCGAGCTGGCCAAACAACTCGACCTGCTGGAGGCATCAGACGCCGAGCTGCTCGAAGCGTTGGCCACCCTGAACGAGGAGATAGCGGCTCAAGAACTGCGCGTCGAAGGGGCGCGAATCGAAGTCGAGCAAGCCCAGGGCGAACAGGCTCGTCTCGATCTCGAGATCGCAGAGCTGGCGGCCGAGGTTGCAGAGCTTCGCGAGATGACCATCGAACGTGCAGTCGCTGCCTACGTAGCCCCCAGAGGCAACGAAACGGTGGCGGGCGACCCCACCGAGGCCGCGCGCCGCGACGCACTGTTCAGGCAGGTCGACCTCGACGGCCGCGACCTCATCGACCAGTTGCGTGCCGCCACCGACGACCTCGACCTGCTGGAGACCCAAGCCTCCGCTGCTGCTCAGGCTGCAGCCGAACGCCAGGCCGACTACGAGGCCCAGATCGCTCTGTTGGAAGAAGACGTCGCCGCCCAAGAGCGCCTGCGAACGGCACTGGCAGAAGAGATCGCACACCTCGAGGAAGAGATCGAGGCGATGGCGGCAGCCGAGTCCGAGATCCAGGCCATCATCCGCGACAGCCAGCGCGAGATAGCCCGACGTGAAGCCCTGGCCCGTGCGGCCACATCGACGACCACCACCACGACGTCGACCACGACCACCACGATCGCCGAGCAGCCATCGGGCGGCGAATCGACCACCACGACGACGGCCGACAGCCCAGACGCGGCGACCACCACGACCACCACCGCGCCGGTCGTGTTGCAGCCCGCCGGCGACCCAGATGTCATCTGGCCATCTCGAGGCGCGGTCACATCCCCGTACGGGAACCGCGTTCACCCCATAACGGGCGGCCAGAGATTCCACGCAGGCATCGACATCGACGGCGACACGGGCGACCCCATCTGGGCCGCCCAATCCGGCACGGTCATCTATTCGGGGTGGATGAGCGGCTACGGCGAGACGATCATGATCGATCACAACGGATACGTGACCCTCTACGGGCATATGTCGCAGCGCCAGATCAGCAAGGGTTCCGCGGTGAGTCAGGGCCAGCAGATCGGGCTCATGGGCAGCACGGGCAACTCGACGGGGTCACATCTCCACTTCGAGATCCGTATCGATGGCAGCACCGTCAATCCCATGGCGTACCTGCCCTGA
- a CDS encoding amino acid adenylation domain-containing protein — translation MENVEDIYPLTPAQAGILFHVLSADDPELYFEQYRADVVGAVDEAVLVSAWTDIVARHPALRTLFVWEGLDDPVQVVRAKVEPRVQVIDLRDADDPDEVLDELAASHRAEGIDLRRAPPTHVVFARLAEDRWHMIWNFHHITVDGWSVGVIVDEFLALASGEQLEHDAPPFRRHIEHLLSQPASLDVWRDRFGDVDEVRRFDLPGARARSQASPQRFDRRRIDVEVGEGLADAVKEVARRLRITPNTVVQGAWALTVAHHTDSHDAIFGVTMSGRSPDVDGVDDMVGMFLSTLPMRSSVPDTASVGEWLKDLQSQQLDLLASQHVSLAEVQRCTGLAPGTELFDSILVFENWPERNTDRPVGLEGRRAVEQSHYPLTLMVSVEDQIHVTMLYEGASIAEPSARRVAQHFLAMIGELVADVDRTPASIEPTTAASRRRQLEEWNSTSVDEGDSSIIELWAEVVATNGDAVALIDGDRQVTVSELDELARRVASGLSARGLKPGMPIGFCMRRGIDAIAGLLGVVLVGGVYVPLDPTYPQGRLDLIVDDSRVDMAIVHAETRGLLSGVVELDMADLALADPLAESADLAPTSPLYITYTSGSTGMPKGVVGHHLGVLSRCRWQWEAYPIAPGERLLQKVTFNFADHLWELWGALLSATPLVLVSEEAARDAHALLDLVSRHSIRRLVLTPSFVETMVDSIADLAERLASLETLTLSGEGVPTELVERLRAAVPHVVPLNFYGMSEVTIDAATHDGREEVAASSFPIGRPIRNQRVYVLDRLGRLAPDGVIGRIHVSGVGLSLGYWGRPDLTAEKFFPHPVAGGDLVYDTGDLGRWLPEGVLEFHGRSDDQVKIRGNRVELGDVEATLAAVDGVAAIVATTVERSNIADRVLVAFVRPAEGYDPNSVVAAVRDHALKVLPSYMVPGSIHPIETIPVTPNGKTDRNALSARWDSIVPSTPDDEAPADDDEQRMVEAWATVLDVAVGPNSDFFDCGGHSLLALRLSSRLAAEFGSEITLRSLLENPTPRLLLGHMRSASEQPKALHVVAMGGQELARPPFFCVHGAGGNIMRFTGIARDISRSRPFYGVQALGADGTQKPHESLAEMAESYVSELEAAAPTGPVIVGGYSAGGAIAYEMARLLEGRGRRLLGVVLIDTYHPQVGPRSKNTRERLGDLVAAGPVGAIEKIREHRRWTQRREEWSQARETAGEAVPETLRFARLTEAIRTAYRDYVPAPIPVPLVVIGATSVPRNLAHASNFRGWESVSDQIELLEVAGDHHNLLSGSLAGETAAVIEQALRQLEQR, via the coding sequence ATGGAGAACGTGGAGGACATATACCCGCTCACCCCCGCGCAGGCAGGGATCCTGTTCCACGTCCTCAGCGCCGACGACCCCGAGCTGTATTTCGAGCAGTATCGAGCCGATGTGGTGGGTGCGGTCGACGAGGCCGTTCTGGTCTCTGCGTGGACCGACATCGTTGCCAGGCACCCGGCTCTTCGGACGTTGTTCGTCTGGGAGGGGCTCGACGATCCTGTGCAGGTCGTCAGAGCCAAGGTCGAGCCCAGGGTTCAGGTCATCGACCTCCGCGACGCCGACGATCCCGATGAGGTGCTCGACGAACTAGCGGCATCGCATCGTGCCGAGGGCATCGATCTGCGGCGAGCCCCACCGACCCACGTCGTGTTTGCCAGGTTGGCCGAGGACCGCTGGCACATGATCTGGAACTTCCACCACATCACTGTCGACGGTTGGTCGGTCGGTGTGATCGTCGACGAGTTCCTCGCACTGGCCTCGGGCGAGCAACTCGAGCATGATGCACCACCCTTTCGCCGCCACATCGAACATCTCTTGTCTCAGCCGGCCTCGCTCGATGTGTGGCGGGATCGATTTGGCGACGTCGACGAGGTTCGCAGATTTGACCTGCCCGGGGCCCGGGCCCGATCACAGGCTTCGCCCCAGCGATTCGACCGGCGTCGCATCGACGTCGAGGTCGGTGAAGGGCTGGCGGACGCCGTCAAGGAGGTTGCCCGTCGGCTCCGGATCACGCCCAACACCGTCGTTCAGGGCGCCTGGGCACTTACGGTGGCGCACCACACCGACTCGCACGACGCGATTTTTGGGGTCACGATGTCGGGCCGGTCGCCCGATGTCGACGGTGTCGACGACATGGTCGGAATGTTCTTGTCGACCCTTCCGATGCGTTCGTCGGTACCCGACACGGCATCGGTCGGTGAGTGGCTCAAGGATCTACAGAGCCAACAACTCGATCTGCTGGCGTCGCAGCATGTCTCCTTGGCCGAGGTGCAGAGGTGTACGGGCCTCGCCCCGGGCACCGAGTTGTTCGACTCGATACTGGTCTTCGAGAATTGGCCGGAACGCAACACGGACCGGCCCGTTGGCCTCGAGGGACGTCGAGCCGTCGAGCAGAGCCACTACCCCCTGACCCTGATGGTGTCGGTCGAAGACCAGATCCATGTGACGATGCTGTATGAGGGAGCCTCCATCGCCGAGCCCTCTGCCCGACGTGTCGCCCAACACTTCCTGGCAATGATCGGCGAGTTGGTCGCCGACGTCGACCGCACGCCCGCTTCGATCGAGCCGACCACCGCAGCCAGCAGACGTAGACAGCTCGAAGAATGGAATAGCACCTCTGTCGACGAGGGCGACTCGTCGATCATCGAACTGTGGGCCGAGGTCGTGGCGACCAACGGTGATGCTGTGGCGCTGATCGACGGTGACCGCCAGGTCACCGTGTCCGAACTCGACGAACTGGCTCGAAGGGTGGCGTCGGGGCTTAGCGCTCGAGGTTTGAAGCCCGGCATGCCCATCGGCTTTTGCATGCGTCGCGGCATCGACGCCATAGCTGGCTTGTTGGGCGTGGTGTTGGTGGGAGGTGTTTACGTTCCACTCGATCCGACCTATCCCCAAGGTCGTCTGGATCTGATCGTCGACGACAGTCGAGTCGACATGGCAATCGTCCACGCCGAGACGCGAGGCCTGCTTTCAGGTGTTGTCGAGCTCGACATGGCCGACCTCGCATTGGCCGACCCGTTGGCCGAGTCTGCCGACCTGGCGCCGACGAGTCCGCTCTACATCACCTACACCTCGGGCTCGACGGGAATGCCGAAGGGCGTGGTCGGACACCATCTTGGCGTCTTGTCGCGCTGTCGGTGGCAGTGGGAGGCCTACCCGATAGCGCCAGGCGAGCGGCTGCTGCAGAAGGTCACGTTCAACTTTGCCGATCACCTCTGGGAGCTGTGGGGTGCGCTGCTGAGCGCAACTCCCTTGGTGCTCGTATCCGAGGAAGCAGCGCGCGATGCCCACGCCCTGCTGGACCTGGTTTCGCGCCATTCGATCAGACGACTTGTGTTGACACCATCGTTCGTCGAGACGATGGTCGACAGTATTGCGGACCTGGCCGAGCGTCTTGCCAGCCTCGAAACACTGACGCTCAGCGGCGAAGGAGTTCCCACCGAACTCGTCGAGAGGTTGCGCGCCGCGGTGCCTCACGTCGTTCCGCTCAACTTCTACGGAATGTCCGAGGTCACCATCGACGCAGCCACCCACGACGGCCGCGAAGAGGTGGCGGCATCATCGTTCCCCATCGGCCGTCCGATCAGAAATCAGCGGGTGTACGTACTCGACCGGTTGGGTCGGTTGGCCCCGGACGGAGTAATCGGGAGGATCCACGTGTCGGGCGTGGGGCTCAGCCTCGGTTACTGGGGCCGCCCCGATCTGACAGCTGAGAAGTTCTTCCCGCATCCAGTCGCCGGCGGCGACCTCGTGTACGACACCGGAGACCTCGGGCGGTGGCTGCCCGAAGGTGTTCTCGAGTTTCACGGCCGCTCTGACGACCAGGTCAAGATTCGTGGCAACCGGGTTGAGTTGGGTGATGTGGAGGCGACATTGGCTGCAGTCGATGGCGTGGCGGCCATCGTGGCAACGACGGTTGAGAGGTCGAATATCGCCGACCGGGTGCTGGTGGCCTTTGTTAGGCCGGCCGAAGGATACGACCCCAATTCGGTCGTTGCCGCTGTTCGAGACCACGCGCTGAAGGTGCTTCCGAGCTACATGGTGCCCGGTTCGATCCATCCGATCGAGACAATCCCAGTAACGCCCAACGGCAAGACCGACCGCAATGCGCTCAGCGCCCGCTGGGACTCGATAGTGCCCTCGACTCCCGACGACGAGGCCCCGGCCGACGACGACGAACAACGCATGGTCGAGGCCTGGGCGACCGTCCTCGATGTCGCGGTGGGCCCGAACTCGGACTTCTTCGACTGTGGCGGTCACTCGCTGCTTGCGCTGCGGCTGAGCTCACGACTTGCAGCCGAGTTTGGCTCTGAGATCACCCTTCGCTCGCTGCTCGAGAACCCAACTCCGCGCCTGTTGTTGGGTCACATGCGCAGCGCGTCCGAGCAGCCCAAGGCTCTTCACGTGGTGGCGATGGGAGGCCAGGAACTCGCCAGACCGCCCTTCTTCTGCGTCCATGGCGCAGGAGGGAACATCATGCGTTTCACGGGCATCGCTCGTGACATCTCGAGGTCGCGTCCCTTTTACGGGGTGCAGGCACTTGGGGCCGACGGCACCCAGAAGCCCCACGAATCACTTGCAGAGATGGCCGAGTCATATGTGTCCGAACTGGAGGCTGCGGCGCCAACGGGACCGGTGATCGTTGGCGGGTATTCGGCTGGTGGCGCTATCGCGTACGAGATGGCGCGACTGCTGGAAGGCCGCGGACGTCGACTGTTGGGTGTTGTGCTGATCGACACCTATCACCCACAGGTAGGCCCTCGGTCGAAGAACACCAGGGAGCGTCTCGGTGATCTCGTGGCGGCCGGGCCCGTGGGCGCAATAGAGAAGATTCGCGAACACCGCCGCTGGACACAACGCCGGGAGGAATGGAGTCAGGCCCGGGAGACGGCAGGCGAAGCAGTGCCAGAGACGCTTCGGTTTGCGCGTCTTACCGAAGCGATACGAACGGCTTACAGGGACTATGTACCTGCGCCGATCCCGGTGCCGCTGGTCGTCATAGGCGCCACTTCAGTGCCTAGGAATCTCGCTCACGCGTCGAACTTCAGGGGGTGGGAGTCGGTCAGCGACCAGATCGAGTTGCTGGAGGTCGCCGGCGACCACCACAACTTGTTGTCGGGCAGTCTCGCCGGCGAAACGGCGGCTGTCATCGAACAAGCCCTGCGCCAACTCGAACAGCGCTGA